One genomic segment of Chitinophaga sancti includes these proteins:
- a CDS encoding efflux RND transporter periplasmic adaptor subunit gives MSKMYLPVAGAALLLLSCGNNKKGTPNPADAAKDYAVISLAPIKATIHYDFPATIQGQQVIEIRPKVDGYVKEIYVNEGANVKKGQLLFTISNPEYEQAVITARASIKSAVADVNAAQMDVNKVRPLVEKDIVSKYQLESAQYTLQSKQASLAQAQATLANAETNVGYTIIKAPADGVIGTIPYKIGALVSSTSTEALTTLSNISNVYAYFSLNEKQLLDFSEMVPGNTLEEKVKQLPAVTLVLANGSEYSLKGKVETASGLIATTTGTVQFKATFPNPLGIIKSGASAILRIPRSEDSALVIPQGATYELQDKRFTYIVTKDNYAISKPITTTANDNGQFFIVKSGLKAGDQIVIEGASNLRDSTLIKPRIVNADSLYQKID, from the coding sequence ATGTCGAAGATGTATTTACCGGTCGCCGGCGCAGCACTTCTACTGCTGTCCTGTGGCAATAATAAAAAAGGGACTCCGAACCCGGCCGACGCGGCAAAGGACTATGCTGTCATTTCGTTAGCCCCTATCAAGGCCACGATACACTATGACTTTCCTGCTACCATCCAGGGGCAACAGGTCATAGAAATCCGCCCCAAAGTAGATGGGTATGTGAAAGAGATCTATGTCAATGAAGGCGCCAATGTGAAGAAAGGCCAACTGTTGTTTACTATTAGCAACCCTGAGTATGAACAAGCAGTTATAACTGCAAGAGCTTCCATCAAAAGCGCTGTTGCAGATGTGAATGCAGCACAGATGGATGTAAATAAAGTACGTCCGCTGGTAGAGAAAGATATCGTGAGTAAGTACCAACTGGAATCTGCACAGTATACACTGCAATCCAAACAGGCCTCACTGGCACAGGCACAGGCCACATTGGCCAACGCTGAAACCAATGTGGGCTACACCATTATCAAAGCGCCTGCTGATGGTGTAATCGGTACCATCCCTTACAAGATCGGCGCCCTGGTAAGCAGCACCAGCACCGAAGCACTGACTACCCTTTCTAATATAAGTAATGTATACGCCTACTTTTCCCTGAACGAAAAGCAACTGCTTGATTTCTCCGAGATGGTCCCGGGTAATACGCTGGAAGAAAAAGTGAAACAGCTGCCTGCAGTAACACTGGTACTGGCCAATGGTAGTGAATATTCACTGAAAGGTAAAGTAGAAACAGCCAGTGGCCTCATTGCTACTACTACCGGTACCGTTCAGTTCAAAGCTACTTTCCCCAATCCATTGGGCATCATTAAAAGCGGTGCCAGTGCCATTCTAAGGATCCCAAGGTCTGAAGACTCTGCACTTGTGATTCCACAAGGCGCTACTTACGAACTGCAGGACAAACGCTTTACTTACATCGTGACCAAAGATAATTATGCAATAAGTAAGCCCATCACCACAACCGCCAATGACAACGGGCAGTTCTTCATTGTAAAAAGTGGCCTGAA
- a CDS encoding TetR/AcrR family transcriptional regulator: protein MASKDKKTEQHIIDTAMHVFFTEGRLHATTQDIADTARVNRTLIHYYFKSRDQLFDTVFERARLESIRETQSVLCTALPFRNKIEQFVEILLLRLQTYPFLEISMTASIQEGIYLKDKPEVFMQQFITEVQQEMDKGTIQRSNPVHFIMNLFSLVVYPFIVKPLNQHLFGLNEQEYENIVKERKTVILNTLFNN from the coding sequence ATGGCGTCCAAAGATAAAAAAACAGAGCAGCACATCATTGATACTGCTATGCATGTCTTCTTCACAGAAGGCCGTCTGCACGCCACTACACAGGATATTGCCGATACAGCGAGGGTAAACCGGACCCTGATACATTATTATTTCAAGTCACGTGACCAGCTGTTTGACACCGTATTTGAAAGAGCCAGACTGGAATCCATCAGGGAAACCCAGTCTGTACTATGTACTGCACTGCCCTTCCGGAATAAGATAGAGCAATTCGTAGAGATATTACTGCTACGCCTGCAGACCTATCCTTTCCTGGAAATATCCATGACTGCCTCTATCCAGGAAGGTATTTATCTGAAAGATAAACCGGAAGTGTTCATGCAGCAGTTCATTACCGAAGTACAACAGGAAATGGATAAAGGCACCATTCAGCGCTCCAACCCGGTACATTTTATTATGAATCTCTTTTCGCTTGTCGTCTATCCATTTATTGTAAAACCCCTTAATCAGCATTTGTTTGGACTGAATGAACAGGAATATGAAAATATTGTTAAAGAAAGGAAGACTGTGATACTGAACACACTCTTTAACAACTAA
- a CDS encoding AraC family transcriptional regulator → MFLEEYLADIDTIPDSVFVMIDKVERKWPMHAHHKGQLTYVEGGIAYCNLPDRSFVIPARHYIWIPKHQEHYIQVRHSRFTATRNIYFYNSDDQQSPFYNKMGIYPVNELLLQMINYTTRWKGHIRPGDPGFRFLASLKDILPEVSTTTLPVALPTTTHERLAPILQFISRHFDQEITLESLSNEFDISPRTLSRLFTNILDMSFVQYLKMLRVVKGIEMILQTNQTLSEIAYQTGYSNIAAFSKVFYQITNKRPSTFQQEVMSV, encoded by the coding sequence ATGTTCCTCGAAGAGTATTTAGCCGATATTGATACTATTCCCGATTCTGTATTTGTCATGATTGATAAGGTTGAGCGTAAATGGCCGATGCATGCTCATCATAAAGGACAGCTCACCTACGTGGAAGGCGGCATCGCCTATTGTAACCTGCCGGACAGATCATTTGTCATACCCGCCCGCCATTATATATGGATACCCAAACACCAGGAACACTATATCCAGGTCCGGCACTCCAGGTTCACGGCTACCCGTAACATCTATTTTTATAATTCAGATGACCAGCAATCCCCTTTTTATAATAAAATGGGCATTTATCCTGTAAATGAGCTGTTGTTGCAGATGATCAATTATACCACCCGCTGGAAAGGACATATCCGACCTGGCGACCCAGGCTTCCGGTTTCTGGCATCGCTGAAGGATATATTGCCGGAAGTAAGTACGACTACCCTGCCTGTGGCCCTGCCTACTACTACACATGAACGACTGGCCCCCATACTTCAATTTATCAGCCGCCATTTTGATCAGGAGATCACCCTCGAGTCTCTCAGTAATGAATTTGATATCAGCCCCCGGACCCTTTCCCGTTTATTTACGAACATACTCGATATGTCCTTTGTTCAATACCTGAAAATGCTCCGGGTTGTGAAAGGGATAGAGATGATCTTGCAGACAAACCAGACCCTGAGCGAGATCGCATATCAAACAGGATATAGTAATATCGCCGCCTTCAGCAAGGTATTCTACCAGATTACCAACAAAAGACCCAGTACCTTTCAACAGGAAGTGATGTCCGTATAA